A single genomic interval of Electrophorus electricus isolate fEleEle1 chromosome 2, fEleEle1.pri, whole genome shotgun sequence harbors:
- the fap gene encoding dipeptidyl peptidase 4, producing MGCSKVCVGLVGAVVVITLIAVPTAVYVNRGDSGSRRTFTLDDFYNQTIRYQIYSLRWISDNEYLHKSKDGSIYLHNVETMESSLYLSNSTFSQVDATEYLVSADKKFICFESNYTKQWRHSFNATYSIYDIETQTFITPVHIPTATQLLLWAPVGSMLAYVWDYNIYIKLNSTAEPIQVTKDGKVNQILNGVPDWVYEEEVFASNEGIWWSPSAKYLAYVQVNDTGVHAIEYTMYENGQYPSTMTVPYPKAGTTIPTARLFVIDISSPVTHSEVVVPDSIGIGDHYLSSVTWVTDTRMAVQWITRRQDHVVLQVYDYDGSSWKESVVFEVKSRTGWVGRYIPLPPYFAADNTSFYIVMSDAEGYKHIHYVKGGKAVPITSGKWEVIYISKLTKNAIYYVSNEHKGRPGQRNLYKIALSSSGHTAPECLTCSLYEERCQFNSAYFSQNASYFRMDCYGPGLPMFTLMDNRGSCKEIKVLEDNKVLEQILRTELQMPTIKRAALKLEGFDFWYQMMFPPNFDASKKYPLLIQVYAGPASQYVDYRFRLEWATYLCSTEKAIVASFDGRGSGYQGDKIMHAIYERLGTYEVEDQISAVRKFTEMGFIDKDRIGIWGWSYGGYVTSMALGSGSGLFKCGIAVAPVSQWEYYDAVYTERYMHRPEENPDSYKNSTVTGRAKNFRSVQYLLVHGTADENVHFQQAAQISKALVEEQVDFEAMWYTDKDHGLSGKARYHLYTHLSHFLQKCFSEKK from the exons ATG GGCTGCAGTAAGGTGTGTGTAGGCTTGGTCGGAGCGGTTGTCGTCATCACGCTGATAGCCGTCCCGACGGCAGTTTATGTGAATA GGGGTGATTCAGGTTCAAGGAGAACTTTCACATTAGATGACTTTTATAATCAAACAATTAGGTATCAAATATATAGCTTGCGATGGATTTCAG ACAATGAATACCTCCATAAAAGTAAAGATGGCAGCATCTATCTGCATAATGTAGAGACGATGGAGAGCTCATTATACTTGAGCAACTCGACTTTT AGCCAAGTGGATGCCACAGAATATCTGGTCTCCGCTGACAAGAAATTCATCTGTTTTGAGAGTAACTATACAAAG CAGTGGAGACACTCCTTCAATGCCACATACTCCATATATGATATCGAGACACA GACTTTCATCACACCTGTTCACATCCCTACAGCCACCCAGTTATTACTGTGGGCACCCGTGGGAAGCATGTTG GCCTATGTGTGGGATTATAACATTTACATCAAATTGAATTCTACTGCTGAGCCAATACAGGTCACCAAAGATGGGAAAGTCAATCAGATTCTCAATGGAGTGCCAGACTGGGTGTATGAAG AGGAGGTGTTTGCATCCAATGAGGGGATATGGTGGTCTCCCTCTGCAAAGTACTTAGCATACGTGCAGGTCAATGACACAGGGGTGCACGCAATCGAGTACACAATGTATGAAAACGGACAGTACCCTAGCACCATGACCGTCCCTTACCCCAAG GCTGGCACCACTATTCCAACAGCCAGGTTGTTTGTAATTGACATTTCAAGCCCAGTCACACATTCTGAAGTAGTGGTCCCGGATTCCATAGGAATAGG TGATCATTACCTGAGCTCTGTCACTTGGGTTACCGACACACGGATGGCTGTGCAGTGGATCACCCGCAGACAGGACCATGTTGTACTTCAGGTCTACGACTACGATGGGAGCAGCTGGAAGGAAAGCGTG gtatTTGAAGTAAAAAGCAGAACTGGCTGGGTGGGTCGG tACATCCCTTTACCACCTTACTTTGCTGCAGACAACACCAGTTTCTACATAGTGATGAGCGATGCAGAGGGCTACAAACACATCCACTATGTGAAGGGT GGAAAAGCAGTACCAATAACCTCAGGCAAATGGGAAGTCATCTATATCTCAAAATTAACTAAAAATGCCAT TTACTATGTGAGTAATGAGCACAAGGGAAGACCAGGACAGCGAAACCTTTACAA GATAGCCCTCAGTAGCAGTGGTCACACTGCCCCCGAATGTCTTACCTGCTCACTGTACGAGGAGAGGTGTCAGTTCAACTCAGCGTACTTCAGCCAAAACGCCTCCTACTTCCGCATGGATTGCTATG GGCCGGGGCTGCCTATGTTTACACTAATGGATAACCGAGGATCTTGTAAAG aaattaaGGTGCTTGAAGACAACAAAGTACTGGAACAAATTCTGCGGACAGAGTTGCAGATGCCAACAATAAAACGTGCTGCGTTAAAACTAGAAGGGTTTG ATTTCTGGTACCAGATGATGTTCCCGCCCAATTTTGACGCATCCAAAAAATACCCTCTGCTAATTCAAGT GTATGCTGGGCCTGCGAGTCAGTACGTCGACTACAGGTTCAGGTTGGAGTGGGCCACGTACCTGTGCAGCACCGAGAAAGCCATCGTGGCCAGCTTTGACGGCAGGGGAAGCGGTTACCAAGGCGACAAAATAATGCACGCCATCTACGAGCGGTTGGGCACGTATGAGGTGGAAGATCAGATCTCAGCCGTGAG GAAATTCACAGAAATGGGTTTCATAGACAAAGACAGAATAGGAATTTGGGGATGG TCGTACGGTGGCTATGTGACCTCCATGGCTCTGGGATCTGGAAGTGGTCTGTTCAAATGTGGCATCGCTGTAGCCCCTGTTTCCCAGTGGGAATATTATG ATGCTGTGTATACTGAGAGGTACATGCATCGGCCCGAGGAAAACCCCGACAGCTACAAA AATTCCACCGTAACGGGCAGAGCGAAGAATTTCAGATCAGTCCAGTACCTGCTGGTGCACGGCACAGCAGATG AAAATGTCCATTTCCAGCAGGCTGCTCAGATCTCCAAGGCGCTagtggaggagcaggtggacTTTGAGGCGATG tGGTACACGGACAAAGATCACGGCCTGTCTGGCAAAGCCCGCTACCACCTCTACACGCACCTCAGCCACTTCCTTCAGAAGtgcttttcagaaaaaaaataa